From the Arvicola amphibius chromosome 2, mArvAmp1.2, whole genome shotgun sequence genome, one window contains:
- the Znf248 gene encoding zinc finger protein 248 produces the protein MKLFTRFNKTTVLVKTKIHETSENGLLKQRGLLYPVGLDSRVTQVTRITRVTQVTTATQSMQVTQVTRITWITQITPATQVTWITRITWITQVIPATQVTRITQEQVSFKDVCVDFTKEEWYLLDPAQKVLYRDVTLENYSNFVSVGYCVTKPDVIFKIEQGEEPWIPENGFQCHPERKWKVDGLLESSQEDQGNHFWPLMLTNKLMRVDSGGNPRKTSTLEMDPVSSTSFLLKICDSCEMNLKNISGVIINKKNYSRKKLDEFNIGEKPLFKSGHEKIPVGAKLYRYNEKRGGLSLCQGLTRPVSGQPFECHENGQGFREEMALCPGQLSQPGQTLCKHTECRRTFTDGLKLSVSQKTRLHMEPHECSICRKSLYVDLQFGHEGALPRSSPCERNAYDRIFCDGSAFIVHQEAYSRQSAQEYKVSSKAWAKSALFKHQLVQMGAKPYQYHENGKLFSKKTHPTQSRRAHLGEKTFECGECGKMFWEKSNLTQHQRTHTGEKPYECTECGKAFCQKPHLTNHQRTHTGEKPYECKQCGKTFCVKSNLTEHQRTHTGEKPYECNACRKSFCHRSALTVHQRTHTGEKPFICNECGKSFCVKSNLIVHQRTHTGEKPYKCNECGKMFCEKSALTKHQRTHTGEKPYECNVCGKTFSQRSVLTKHQRIHSRMKALAAS, from the exons ATGAAACTCTTTACTAGGTTTAATAAAACTACTGTGCTtgtcaaaacaaaaatccatgagACTTCAGAAAATGGTCTCCTCAAGCAGAGAGGTTTGCTCTATCCTGTGGGGTTAGACTCCAGG GTGACACAGGTCACACGGATCACACGGGTCACACAGGTCACAACAGCCACACAGTCCATGCAGGTCACACAGGTCACACGGATCACATGGATCACACAGATCACACCAGCCACACAGGTCACATGGATCACACGGATCACATGGATCACACAGGTCATACCAGCCACACAGGTCACACGGATCACACAG GAGCAAGTGTCATtcaaggatgtgtgtgtggatTTCACCAAGGAGGAGTGGTATCTGCTGGACCCTGCTCAGAAAGTGCTTTACAGAGATGTGACCCTGGAGAACTATAGCAACTTTGTCTCAGTAG GGTATTGTGTTACTAAACCAGATGTGATCTTCAAAATAGAGCAAGGAGAAGAGCCATGGATACCTGAAAATGGATTCCAATGCCATCCAG aaaggaaatggaaagtggACGGCCTATTGGAGAGCAGCCAGGAAGATCAAGGTAACCATTTCTGGCCGCTCATGCTCACCAACAAGCTCATGCGTGTAGACAGTGGAGGTAACCCAAGAAAAACCTCCACTCTAGAAATGGACCCTGTTTCTTCAACAAGTTTTCTGCTCAAAATATGTGACTCATGTGAAAtgaatttaaagaatatttcaggtgtcattattaataaaaagaactaTTCCAGAAAGAAACTTGATGAGTTTAATATAGGTGAGAAACCACTCTTTAAATCTGGGCATGAGAAAATTCCTGTAGGAGCAAAATTATATAGATATAATGAGAAAAGGGGTGGCCTCAGCCTTTGCCAGGGTCTCACACGGCCAGTTTCTGGTCAGCCTTTTGAGTGTCATGAAAACGGACAAGGCTTCCGTGAGGAAATGGCCCTGTGCCCAGGTCAGCTCTCTCAGCCAGGGCAGACACTCTGTAAACACACCGAGTGCAGAAGAACGTTCACTGACGGTTTGAAGCTCAGTGTGTCTCAGAAAACTCGCCTGCATATGGAGCCGCACGAATGCAGCATTTGTAGAAAGTCCCTTTATGTGGATTTGCAGTTTGGACATGAGGGAGCTCTTCCCAGGAGCAGTCCTTGTGAGCGGAACGCCTATGACAGAATCTTCTGCGATGGCTCAGCTTTCATTGTTCACCAGGAAGCTTACTCAAGACAGAGTGCCCAGGAGTATAAAGTGAGTAGCAAAGCGTGGGCAAAGTCAGCTCTCTTTAAACACCAGCTAGTCCAGATGGGGGCGAAACCCTATCAGTACCATGAAAACGGGAAACTTTTCAGCAAGAAAACGCATCCCACCCAGTCTCGAAGAGCTCACTTGGGAGAAAAAACCTTTGAATGTGGTGAGTGTGGTAAAATGTTTTGGGAGAAATCAAACCTCACCCAGCACCAGAGAACACACACCggagagaaaccatatgaatgtaccgagtgtgggaaagccttttgCCAAAAGCCACACCTTACCAACCACCAGCGAACGCACACaggagaaaaaccctatgaatgcaAGCAATGTGGGAAGACATTCTGTGTCAAATCAAACCTCACTGAACATCAAAGAACACATACAggggagaagccctatgaatgtaatgcATGTAGGAAATCCTTCTGTCACAGGTCCGCCCTCACGGTCCATCAGAGAacacatacaggagagaaaccattTATATGCAATgaatgtgggaagtccttttgtgtGAAGTCAAACCTGATTGTACATCAAAGAACTCACACAGGGGAGAAGCCCTACAAGTGTAATGAATGTGGGAAAATGTTCTGTGAAAAGTCAGCTCTTACTAAACACCAGAGAACTCACACGggggagaagccctatgaatgtaacgTGTGTGGGAAGACCTTCAGTCAGAGGTCAGTACTCACCAAGCATCAGAGAATTCACTCTAGGATGAAGGCTCTTGCAGCCTCCTAG